In Bacillus cereus ATCC 14579, a single window of DNA contains:
- the nuoB gene encoding NADH-quinone oxidoreductase subunit NuoB produces MVINFEELHPNERAELERNIFFSTLEQLKGWARSNSLWPMTFGLACCAIEMMGVGSSHYDLDRFGSFFRTSPRQSDVMIVSGTVTKKMAPIVRRLYDQMPEPKWVIAMGSCATAGGPYVNSYAVVKGVDQIVPVDVYIPGCPPNPAALIYGINKLKEKIRYEAKTGKQVTNK; encoded by the coding sequence ATGGTTATAAATTTTGAGGAATTACATCCAAATGAGCGAGCAGAATTAGAGCGAAATATCTTTTTTTCTACATTGGAACAGTTGAAAGGATGGGCGAGGAGCAACTCTTTATGGCCGATGACATTCGGACTGGCATGCTGTGCAATTGAAATGATGGGGGTAGGCTCATCACATTACGATTTAGATCGATTTGGGTCATTTTTTCGAACTTCACCAAGGCAATCGGACGTCATGATTGTATCGGGAACAGTAACGAAGAAGATGGCTCCTATTGTTCGGCGTTTATATGATCAAATGCCCGAACCGAAATGGGTTATTGCGATGGGATCTTGTGCGACAGCAGGTGGTCCGTATGTAAATTCATATGCTGTTGTGAAAGGTGTAGACCAAATCGTACCAGTTGATGTGTATATTCCTGGTTGTCCCCCAAATCCAGCTGCTTTAATCTATGGAATTAATAAATTAAAAGAGAAAATTCGTTACGAGGCAAAGACCGGAAAGCAGGTGACGAATAAATGA
- a CDS encoding NADH-quinone oxidoreductase subunit J: MNGEFVAFFILSLSAIIGGVLMLNLTKVMHMMLALVLTFLSIAGLYFLLSAEFIGVAQILLYSGAITIIMIFGIMLTKHNAENESRLTLRKWIIFFAVVAFGAVMYFAVNNVDFANESTQGSLPLHENNTLQIGTLLYSKYIIPFELTSVILLVALVGAIILAKKDEKEEDSNE; the protein is encoded by the coding sequence ATGAATGGCGAGTTTGTAGCATTCTTTATACTATCCTTGTCTGCAATTATCGGCGGTGTTCTTATGTTGAACTTAACGAAAGTTATGCACATGATGCTAGCTCTCGTTCTGACATTTCTCAGCATTGCAGGTTTGTATTTTCTTTTGTCAGCCGAATTTATAGGCGTTGCACAAATTTTACTTTACTCCGGTGCAATCACAATTATTATGATTTTCGGCATTATGTTAACGAAACATAACGCGGAAAATGAATCGCGTCTTACTCTTCGAAAATGGATTATCTTCTTTGCAGTTGTAGCATTTGGAGCGGTTATGTATTTCGCTGTTAATAATGTTGATTTTGCAAATGAAAGCACACAAGGAAGTTTACCTCTCCATGAAAACAACACACTTCAAATCGGTACGCTTCTCTATTCAAAATATATTATTCCATTTGAACTAACTTCAGTTATTTTACTTGTAGCACTCGTTGGCGCAATTATACTTGCGAAAAAGGACGAGAAAGAGGAGGATTCCAATGAGTAG
- the nuoA gene encoding NADH-quinone oxidoreductase subunit NuoA, producing MASVYENSYMIVLIFLLLGILLPVVALTLGRMLRPNKPSAAKATTYESGIEPFHDANIRFHARYYIFALLFVIFDVETLFLYPWAVAYDKLGLFALIEMLIFVVMLLVGLAYAWKKKVLQWL from the coding sequence ATGGCAAGTGTATATGAAAATAGTTATATGATCGTTTTGATTTTCTTGCTATTAGGTATATTGCTGCCGGTAGTGGCTCTTACATTAGGAAGGATGCTGCGCCCAAATAAACCAAGTGCAGCAAAGGCGACGACGTATGAGAGTGGAATTGAGCCTTTTCATGATGCAAATATTCGGTTTCATGCTCGTTATTATATTTTCGCTTTATTGTTTGTGATCTTTGATGTAGAAACTTTATTTTTATATCCTTGGGCTGTTGCGTATGACAAGCTAGGTTTATTTGCATTAATTGAAATGCTCATCTTTGTTGTAATGTTGCTAGTTGGATTAGCGTATGCTTGGAAAAAGAAGGTGTTACAATGGTTATAA
- a CDS encoding NADH-quinone oxidoreductase subunit C, which translates to MSNPNKDLEDLKKEAARRAKEEARKRLVAKHEAEISELEEEDQEKEKALPKNDDITIEEAKRRAAAAAKAKAAALAKQKREGTEEVTEEEKAKAKAKAAAAAKAKAAALAKQKREGTEEVTEEEKAKAKAKAAAAAKAKAAALAKQKREGTEEVTEEEKAKAKAKAAAAAKAKAAALAKQKREGTEEVTEEEKAKAKAKAAALAKQKASQGDGDSGDEKAKAIAAAKAKAAAAARAKTKGAEGKKEDEPKQEEPSVNQPYLNQYVEAIREKLGEGALVDSYINKLSKDVPTLVVDPEKYYEVMESLRFHEGLAFDYMSELHATDFVTHMEVYVHLFSYGKKQSVAVKVKLDREAPQVESVTALWKGADWPEREAYDLLGIVFKGHPNLTRILMPDDWVGYPLRKDYEPYDVEV; encoded by the coding sequence ATGAGTAATCCAAATAAAGATTTAGAGGATCTAAAAAAAGAAGCAGCTAGGCGTGCGAAAGAAGAAGCGAGAAAACGCCTTGTAGCGAAACACGAGGCGGAAATAAGTGAACTTGAGGAGGAAGATCAAGAAAAAGAGAAAGCGCTACCAAAAAATGATGATATTACTATAGAAGAAGCAAAACGACGTGCAGCAGCAGCCGCAAAAGCAAAAGCGGCAGCATTAGCAAAGCAGAAAAGAGAAGGGACAGAAGAAGTAACGGAAGAAGAAAAAGCGAAAGCGAAGGCGAAGGCAGCAGCAGCCGCAAAAGCAAAAGCGGCGGCGTTAGCGAAACAGAAAAGAGAAGGAACCGAAGAAGTAACGGAAGAAGAAAAAGCGAAAGCGAAGGCGAAGGCAGCAGCAGCCGCAAAAGCAAAAGCGGCGGCGTTAGCGAAACAGAAAAGAGAAGGAACCGAAGAAGTAACGGAAGAAGAAAAAGCGAAAGCGAAGGCGAAGGCAGCAGCAGCCGCAAAAGCAAAAGCGGCAGCATTAGCGAAACAGAAAAGAGAAGGAACCGAAGAAGTAACGGAAGAAGAAAAAGCGAAAGCGAAGGCGAAGGCAGCAGCATTGGCGAAGCAGAAAGCCTCGCAAGGTGATGGGGATTCGGGAGATGAAAAGGCAAAGGCAATTGCAGCGGCAAAAGCGAAAGCAGCAGCGGCTGCAAGAGCGAAGACAAAGGGAGCTGAAGGTAAGAAAGAGGATGAGCCGAAGCAGGAAGAACCGTCCGTAAATCAGCCGTATTTAAATCAGTATGTTGAGGCTATTAGGGAGAAGTTAGGAGAGGGTGCATTAGTAGATTCCTACATTAATAAACTGTCAAAGGATGTGCCAACTCTTGTGGTGGATCCCGAAAAGTATTATGAAGTGATGGAGTCATTGCGATTCCATGAGGGACTTGCTTTTGATTATATGTCAGAGCTACATGCGACAGATTTTGTGACACATATGGAAGTGTATGTTCATTTGTTTTCATATGGCAAGAAACAATCGGTAGCGGTGAAGGTAAAGCTAGACCGGGAAGCGCCGCAAGTCGAGTCTGTGACAGCGCTTTGGAAAGGAGCTGACTGGCCGGAGAGAGAAGCATACGATTTGCTCGGTATTGTATTTAAAGGGCATCCGAATTTAACGCGTATTTTAATGCCAGATGATTGGGTAGGATATCCGCTTAGAAAAGACTATGAACCGTATGATGTGGAGGTGTAG
- the nuoK gene encoding NADH-quinone oxidoreductase subunit NuoK: MSSVPASAYLTLAIILFCIGLFGALTKRNTVIVLVCIELMLNAANLNLVAFSKLGLFPNLTGQIFSLFTMAVAAAEAALGLAILIALYRNRTTVQVDEMDTLKG; the protein is encoded by the coding sequence ATGAGTAGCGTTCCAGCTTCTGCATATTTAACACTTGCGATTATTTTGTTTTGCATCGGTCTATTTGGAGCTTTAACAAAGCGGAATACAGTAATCGTATTAGTTTGTATCGAATTAATGCTGAATGCTGCCAATTTAAACTTAGTGGCGTTTAGTAAATTAGGCTTATTTCCGAATTTAACAGGTCAAATTTTCTCACTGTTTACGATGGCTGTAGCGGCAGCGGAAGCGGCGTTAGGACTCGCTATTTTAATTGCTTTATATCGTAATCGTACGACAGTTCAGGTGGATGAAATGGATACGCTCAAAGGATAG
- a CDS encoding DUF975 family protein, with product MISDLKGEALDSLEGKWGLAVGATLLISILITAFSFSVDWGFSLIFGWQKTNGSLSTNILSFFVTGPLTLGGYYLGLNILREKQASIGNVFIWFSEGKRFLKSFLLYLLVNLYLFLWTLLFIIPGIIKSFSYAMTYFIINDHPEYSLNQAITESRRMMDGHKMEYFILCLSFIGWFILSCITLGIGFLWLIPYFYTTSAAFYEEIAEEYYEKKI from the coding sequence ATGATTAGTGATTTAAAAGGAGAAGCACTAGATTCATTAGAAGGGAAATGGGGATTAGCTGTTGGAGCTACACTACTCATTTCAATTCTTATCACGGCTTTTAGTTTTAGTGTTGATTGGGGATTTTCTTTAATTTTCGGTTGGCAAAAAACAAATGGTTCACTTTCAACGAATATTCTTTCATTTTTTGTAACTGGACCGTTAACTTTAGGTGGATATTACCTTGGTTTAAATATCCTTCGTGAAAAGCAAGCTAGTATTGGTAATGTATTCATTTGGTTTTCAGAGGGAAAGAGATTTCTAAAATCATTTTTATTATATTTATTAGTAAATCTTTATCTTTTCTTATGGACGTTATTGTTCATTATTCCAGGTATTATTAAATCATTTTCTTATGCGATGACATACTTTATTATAAACGATCATCCTGAGTATTCACTGAACCAAGCTATTACAGAAAGTCGTCGTATGATGGATGGACATAAGATGGAGTATTTCATTTTATGTTTAAGTTTTATTGGCTGGTTTATATTAAGTTGTATTACGTTAGGGATTGGATTCTTATGGTTAATTCCATATTTCTATACGACATCTGCAGCTTTTTACGAAGAGATTGCAGAAGAATATTATGAGAAAAAAATTTAG
- a CDS encoding EAL domain-containing protein, with translation MKKQTHVSILISIVLLSITLHYVAMPFVYEYSFPFQLLIGTSTLLIDIIACSYILYFSNMKEGLSRLFWIILSVGALSYFIGDIVVAYQRLIVKDFYTFVDPSDFFYLLFLVSFTFAFLYEIIYNRDLLEKLFMLCDICIIVTAQFTLSYYLLIERTIHIFTTSYIDIFVQLTYPMADLLFLLIGINLLFKPLSLLPKKVGALLGSALILYATTDAIYAYIKYFIPEYSMFTVTPFYQVTLVLVAIACILHTKKPEKQEQVLLTPKIGESIRLSLPYISVVMLIVFILVEYVFAPIIVIGLIITFSFVLIRHSLVRKQNKILLIAQMQFNSELEKQIKLRTEDLVEQKNELYHNQQMFKSLYEHHPDPIFTLDLYGNFLKVNNAGTTLLGYQTNELLNQPYYSLIYEEDLEEMINAFHRVKKGYSISLEIRAYHKNRDIYYLHVTAVPIFLKEKISGVYLMIKDITESKQQQEQINFLAYHDTLTELANRRAFHQHLEQAIARAKISKKPFAVMFLDLDRFKVINDTLGHRVGDLLLIAVAKRLERIATSNMKLARLAGDEFTILIENYKKKPDVQKIADRIVAAMNEPFEIENQHLQISPSIGIAIYPEAGEDALSILQHADMAMYEAKNKGKNGSSLYTKELYKKMERKARIEKDLPIALVNKEFYLVYQPQIDTTTNKIIGAEALIRWKHPLLGDISPCEFIPIVEETPQVVPLGHWVLQEACLQLKIWHTFGYQNLKISVNLSAKEFRQDQLIENISQILNDVQVDPKYVTLELTERIAMIDEKETLLRLKQLKEYGIQTSIDDFGTGYSSLAYLSIFPIDTLKVPREFTQLADHRPEERAIVSTILSLANTLNLSVVAEGIETEKQLKFLQKHNCKYMQGYYFSKPLTSNQFIKFLQKTPSMNK, from the coding sequence ATGAAAAAACAAACACATGTAAGTATTCTTATAAGCATTGTATTGCTGTCTATAACGCTTCACTATGTAGCAATGCCTTTTGTATATGAATACTCATTTCCTTTTCAGCTATTAATCGGAACGAGCACCCTATTAATTGATATTATCGCTTGTAGTTATATACTTTATTTTTCAAACATGAAAGAAGGGCTATCTCGTTTATTTTGGATCATATTATCTGTTGGAGCTCTCTCTTATTTTATCGGTGATATAGTCGTTGCCTATCAGCGTTTAATTGTAAAGGACTTCTATACGTTCGTTGATCCATCTGACTTTTTTTACTTACTTTTTTTAGTTAGCTTTACGTTTGCCTTTCTATACGAAATCATTTATAACCGAGATTTATTAGAAAAACTTTTTATGCTATGTGATATTTGTATTATCGTTACAGCCCAATTTACTTTAAGTTACTACTTACTTATTGAACGAACTATTCATATCTTTACAACATCCTATATCGACATATTTGTTCAACTTACCTATCCAATGGCTGATTTACTCTTTCTCTTAATAGGAATCAACCTTTTATTCAAACCACTATCCTTATTACCTAAAAAGGTCGGTGCACTTCTTGGCAGTGCTTTAATTTTATATGCTACTACAGATGCGATTTATGCTTATATAAAATACTTCATACCAGAGTATTCTATGTTTACAGTTACGCCTTTCTATCAAGTAACCTTAGTACTAGTAGCAATCGCCTGTATTCTCCATACAAAAAAGCCTGAAAAACAAGAACAAGTACTACTAACACCTAAAATTGGCGAATCAATCCGATTATCATTACCGTATATTTCTGTAGTAATGCTTATTGTTTTTATATTAGTTGAATACGTTTTTGCGCCTATTATAGTAATCGGACTTATAATAACTTTTTCTTTCGTTCTCATACGTCATAGTTTAGTTCGAAAACAAAATAAAATATTATTGATCGCTCAAATGCAATTCAACTCAGAACTCGAGAAACAAATTAAACTACGTACAGAAGATTTAGTAGAACAGAAAAATGAACTCTATCATAATCAACAAATGTTTAAATCTTTATACGAGCATCATCCAGATCCAATTTTCACATTAGATTTGTACGGTAATTTTCTCAAAGTAAATAACGCTGGTACTACTTTACTCGGTTATCAAACGAATGAATTATTAAACCAGCCTTACTATTCACTCATATACGAAGAAGATTTAGAAGAAATGATTAACGCCTTTCATCGCGTGAAAAAGGGATATTCGATTTCTTTAGAAATACGGGCTTACCATAAAAACAGAGATATTTACTACTTGCACGTTACCGCCGTACCGATCTTTTTAAAGGAGAAAATTTCTGGGGTTTATTTAATGATTAAAGATATTACGGAAAGCAAACAACAACAAGAACAAATCAACTTCCTAGCATACCATGATACTTTAACAGAGCTTGCAAATCGTCGTGCATTTCATCAACATTTAGAACAGGCAATTGCGCGAGCAAAAATATCGAAAAAGCCTTTTGCTGTTATGTTTCTCGACCTAGACCGTTTTAAAGTTATTAATGATACCCTCGGTCATCGAGTAGGAGACCTATTGCTCATCGCAGTAGCAAAAAGGCTCGAAAGAATAGCAACATCAAATATGAAACTCGCGCGGCTAGCTGGGGATGAGTTCACAATCCTTATCGAGAATTACAAAAAAAAGCCAGATGTCCAAAAAATAGCTGATAGGATTGTAGCGGCCATGAATGAGCCATTTGAAATCGAAAATCAACATTTACAAATCTCACCGAGCATCGGAATTGCAATATATCCTGAAGCAGGTGAAGATGCGCTATCCATTTTGCAGCATGCTGATATGGCCATGTACGAAGCAAAGAATAAAGGAAAAAACGGTAGCTCTCTTTACACGAAAGAACTATATAAAAAAATGGAACGAAAAGCTCGAATTGAAAAAGATTTGCCAATCGCTTTAGTAAACAAAGAATTTTATCTCGTTTATCAACCACAAATTGATACGACAACAAATAAAATTATCGGTGCTGAAGCTTTAATACGATGGAAACACCCGCTATTAGGTGACATTTCACCATGTGAGTTTATTCCAATTGTAGAAGAGACGCCACAAGTAGTCCCACTTGGACATTGGGTATTACAAGAAGCTTGTCTCCAATTAAAAATATGGCATACCTTTGGCTACCAAAATTTAAAAATAAGTGTTAATTTATCCGCAAAAGAATTCCGGCAAGATCAATTAATCGAAAACATTTCACAAATATTAAACGACGTGCAAGTCGACCCAAAATATGTAACCCTTGAGTTAACAGAAAGAATTGCAATGATTGACGAGAAAGAAACGTTATTGAGACTGAAGCAATTAAAAGAGTACGGTATCCAAACTTCCATTGATGACTTCGGTACTGGGTATTCTTCTCTTGCTTATTTATCAATTTTTCCAATCGACACATTAAAAGTACCGAGAGAATTTACACAATTAGCTGATCATCGTCCTGAAGAACGAGCCATCGTTTCTACAATACTTTCCCTCGCAAATACTTTAAATCTTTCAGTCGTTGCCGAAGGAATTGAAACCGAAAAACAGCTTAAGTTTCTGCAAAAACATAACTGTAAATATATGCAAGGTTACTATTTCAGTAAACCACTTACTAGTAATCAATTTATAAAATTTCTACAAAAAACCCCCAGTATGAACAAATAA
- the atpC gene encoding F0F1 ATP synthase subunit epsilon, with protein MKTFPVSIVTPDGPVYEKEVEMVSVKAESGEMGILPGHIPTVAPLKISAVRLKNGGHTDYVAVSGGFIEVRPDKVTVLSSSAEEANHIDIHRANEAKRRAEQRLQDKQAHVDFKRAEMALQRAVNRLNVSDMK; from the coding sequence ATGAAGACATTTCCAGTCAGTATTGTAACTCCTGATGGACCGGTTTACGAAAAAGAAGTAGAAATGGTAAGTGTAAAAGCAGAGAGTGGGGAAATGGGGATCTTACCAGGTCACATTCCAACTGTTGCACCATTAAAAATTAGTGCAGTTCGTCTGAAAAATGGTGGACACACTGATTATGTAGCAGTAAGCGGTGGCTTTATCGAAGTTCGTCCAGATAAAGTGACTGTATTATCATCATCTGCTGAAGAAGCAAACCATATCGATATCCATCGTGCAAATGAAGCGAAGCGTCGCGCTGAGCAACGTCTGCAAGATAAACAAGCACATGTTGACTTTAAACGTGCAGAAATGGCATTACAACGTGCTGTGAACCGTTTGAACGTTTCCGATATGAAGTAA
- the nuoI gene encoding NADH-quinone oxidoreductase subunit NuoI, with translation MKGLFKGLKYTLSNLSKKKVTYDYPNQPLPLPDRFRGIQKFYPEKCIVCNQCSNICPTDCIQLTGKKHPDPTKKGKIIDTYDINFEICILCDLCTEVCPTEAIVMTNNFELAEYSRDDLFKNLQWLDENDENVRKENKA, from the coding sequence ATGAAAGGACTATTTAAAGGGTTAAAATATACATTAAGTAATTTGAGCAAGAAGAAGGTAACGTATGATTATCCAAATCAACCGTTGCCGTTGCCAGACCGTTTTCGGGGGATTCAAAAATTTTATCCGGAGAAATGTATTGTTTGTAATCAGTGCTCTAACATTTGTCCGACAGACTGTATTCAGTTAACAGGAAAGAAACATCCGGATCCTACGAAAAAAGGAAAAATTATCGACACGTATGATATTAATTTTGAAATTTGTATTCTTTGTGATTTATGTACAGAAGTTTGTCCGACAGAGGCAATTGTCATGACAAATAACTTTGAACTCGCGGAATATTCACGTGATGACTTATTTAAAAATTTGCAGTGGCTTGACGAAAACGACGAAAACGTCAGGAAGGAGAATAAGGCATGA
- the nuoD gene encoding NADH-quinone oxidoreductase subunit NuoD translates to MIRTEEMLLNVGPQHPSTHGVFRLVIKIDGEIIKEATPVIGYLHRGTEKIAESLQYTQIIPYTDRMDYLSAMTNNYVICHAVETMMGLEIPERAEYLRVLAMELGRIASHLVWWGTNLLDIGAVSPFLYAFREREMIINLLNELCGARLTFNYMRVGGVKWDAPDGWIEKVEEFVPYMREQLAGYHDLVSGNEIFLNRVKGVGIYSAEEAISYSLSGANLRCTGVNWDLRKDEPYSIYDRFDFDIPVGSVGDAWDRYVCRMQEIEESLKIVEQAVQQFPKDGAVLAKVPKIIKAPKGEAFVRIESPRGEIGCYIASDGKKEPYRLKFRRPSFYNLQILPKLLKGENIANLITILGGVDIVLGEVDG, encoded by the coding sequence ATGATCCGCACGGAAGAGATGCTTTTGAATGTAGGACCTCAGCATCCGAGTACACATGGTGTGTTCAGGCTCGTAATTAAGATTGACGGGGAAATTATTAAAGAAGCTACACCTGTTATTGGATATTTGCATCGCGGGACCGAAAAGATCGCTGAGAGCTTACAGTATACGCAAATTATCCCTTATACAGATCGAATGGACTATTTATCAGCCATGACGAATAATTACGTCATTTGCCATGCTGTGGAGACGATGATGGGGCTTGAAATTCCAGAGCGTGCCGAATACTTGCGAGTACTTGCGATGGAGCTAGGAAGAATTGCGAGCCATCTCGTTTGGTGGGGGACGAATCTTCTTGATATAGGAGCGGTCAGCCCGTTTTTGTACGCGTTTCGTGAACGAGAGATGATTATAAATTTATTAAATGAATTATGCGGGGCACGGCTTACTTTTAACTATATGAGAGTTGGTGGTGTGAAGTGGGATGCGCCAGATGGTTGGATTGAAAAGGTGGAAGAGTTTGTTCCGTATATGAGGGAGCAATTAGCAGGTTATCATGATCTTGTTAGCGGTAATGAGATTTTCTTAAATCGTGTGAAAGGCGTTGGTATATATAGCGCGGAAGAAGCGATCTCGTATTCTTTAAGCGGAGCAAATTTGCGGTGCACTGGAGTAAACTGGGATCTTCGCAAAGATGAGCCGTATTCGATTTATGATCGTTTTGATTTTGATATTCCTGTTGGAAGCGTGGGAGATGCTTGGGATCGCTACGTTTGCCGAATGCAAGAAATCGAGGAGTCTTTAAAGATTGTTGAGCAAGCGGTTCAGCAGTTCCCGAAAGATGGAGCTGTGCTGGCAAAAGTACCGAAAATTATTAAGGCACCTAAGGGAGAAGCGTTCGTACGTATCGAATCGCCGCGCGGAGAGATTGGTTGTTATATCGCAAGTGATGGAAAGAAAGAGCCGTACCGTTTGAAGTTTCGTAGACCATCTTTTTATAACTTGCAAATTTTACCGAAGTTATTGAAAGGTGAAAACATCGCTAATTTAATTACGATTTTAGGTGGAGTTGATATTGTACTTGGGGAGGTTGATGGCTAA
- the nuoH gene encoding NADH-quinone oxidoreductase subunit NuoH — protein sequence MIETLLQSPSSWTNFFIFFGLAVLLLFAVLGFVTYGILAERKVMGFMQGRIGPNQVGGRFGLLQTVADVLKLLLKEDSIPKAADKPLFILAPVIAFAPAFMVLAVIPFTDKFQFADIGVGLLYYIAVSGITTIGVVTGGWASNNKYSLLGGMRAAAQMISYEIPLVMSVIGIVLLAGSLNLNEIVAAQEKVWYIFVQPIGFVVFLIAAVAELNRTPFDLPEAESELVSGYHTEYSGFRWAFFMLSEYVYFFGMASLITVLFLGGWNPVMFLGFIPGAVWFALKFSSVVFLLIWFRVTFPRIRGDQLMEFGWKVLLPIALANIFLTALIKELFF from the coding sequence ATGATTGAGACGCTCTTACAATCACCTTCAAGCTGGACGAATTTCTTCATTTTTTTCGGATTAGCGGTACTTCTACTATTTGCAGTCCTTGGCTTCGTTACATATGGAATTTTGGCAGAACGGAAAGTGATGGGGTTTATGCAAGGGCGGATTGGACCAAACCAGGTTGGAGGCCGATTCGGTTTACTGCAAACGGTAGCTGATGTTTTAAAACTATTATTGAAAGAAGATAGTATTCCGAAAGCAGCAGATAAACCGCTGTTTATATTAGCGCCTGTCATTGCATTTGCACCAGCATTTATGGTGCTTGCGGTTATCCCGTTCACTGATAAATTTCAATTTGCAGATATTGGAGTCGGGCTACTTTATTATATTGCTGTTTCCGGTATTACGACGATAGGTGTTGTAACTGGGGGATGGGCATCGAATAATAAATATTCCCTTTTAGGAGGGATGCGTGCGGCGGCGCAAATGATTTCTTATGAGATTCCGCTCGTAATGAGTGTAATTGGTATCGTTTTGCTAGCTGGTAGCCTGAATTTAAATGAGATTGTAGCGGCGCAGGAGAAGGTCTGGTACATTTTCGTACAGCCAATTGGCTTCGTCGTTTTCTTAATCGCAGCAGTTGCAGAGTTAAATAGGACGCCATTCGATTTGCCGGAAGCGGAGTCAGAACTTGTTTCTGGATATCATACGGAATACTCAGGTTTTCGCTGGGCGTTTTTCATGCTTTCAGAGTACGTATATTTCTTCGGGATGGCATCGTTAATTACAGTGCTCTTTTTAGGCGGATGGAATCCAGTCATGTTTCTTGGATTTATCCCAGGTGCCGTATGGTTTGCTTTGAAATTTAGCAGTGTAGTCTTTCTATTAATTTGGTTCCGCGTTACGTTCCCGCGTATAAGAGGTGACCAGTTAATGGAGTTTGGATGGAAAGTATTATTGCCGATTGCACTTGCAAATATTTTCTTAACGGCATTGATTAAGGAGTTATTCTTCTAA